From Gemmatimonadaceae bacterium, a single genomic window includes:
- a CDS encoding TIGR04053 family radical SAM/SPASM domain-containing protein, whose amino-acid sequence MGQMHPVKGHGRAGIGDFDFAKSPFVVIWETTRACDLACRHCRAEAVPYRRPDELSTDEAKAMLRKVREFGPVVFVLSGGDCLKRPDVFELVRYGFDLGLRMAVTPATTPLATPEAIQNFKEAGISRLAVSLDGSTPLIHDAFRRVDGSFDWGIRILEECRRIGLSTQVNTVIARHNIDDFDNLAALMERLGIVFWEVFFLVPTGRAKPGDVASAEEYEKIFHKMYDLSKTAPFDIKATAAPQYSRVIMERQVAERRAGSRDAAPDTMTGGVMFSLSDGIGRARSVNDGDGFMFISHTGEIMPSGFLPIVAGNVRNDDLLTVYRESPIFAQLRDRTQIKGKCGVCEYLKVCGGSRARAYGMTGDFMESEPFCTHIPNRYAAMVERGEAEPVATYFESRYRRSLPVAQIEAFVAGSGA is encoded by the coding sequence ATGGGTCAGATGCACCCAGTGAAAGGTCACGGACGCGCGGGAATCGGGGACTTCGACTTCGCCAAATCCCCCTTCGTCGTGATCTGGGAAACGACACGGGCCTGTGACCTCGCGTGCCGCCACTGCCGAGCAGAGGCGGTGCCATACCGGCGCCCCGATGAATTGAGCACCGACGAAGCCAAGGCGATGCTGCGCAAGGTGCGCGAGTTCGGTCCCGTGGTGTTCGTCCTGAGCGGAGGCGATTGCCTCAAGCGCCCCGACGTCTTCGAACTCGTCCGCTACGGGTTCGATCTCGGGCTGCGCATGGCCGTCACGCCGGCCACCACGCCGCTGGCCACCCCCGAGGCCATCCAGAACTTCAAGGAAGCGGGGATCTCCCGCCTGGCGGTGAGCCTCGACGGATCAACCCCATTGATCCATGACGCCTTCCGGCGTGTCGACGGCTCCTTCGACTGGGGCATCCGCATCCTTGAAGAGTGCCGGCGCATCGGGCTCTCCACGCAGGTGAACACGGTCATCGCGCGCCACAACATCGACGACTTCGACAATCTGGCCGCTCTCATGGAACGGCTGGGCATCGTCTTCTGGGAAGTGTTCTTCCTCGTGCCCACGGGCCGGGCCAAGCCAGGCGACGTGGCGAGCGCGGAGGAGTACGAGAAGATCTTCCACAAGATGTACGATCTGTCCAAGACGGCGCCGTTCGACATCAAGGCGACCGCGGCCCCGCAGTATTCGCGCGTCATCATGGAGCGCCAGGTGGCCGAGCGCCGCGCCGGCTCGCGCGACGCGGCGCCGGACACGATGACCGGCGGCGTGATGTTCTCGCTGTCCGACGGCATCGGCCGCGCCCGCAGCGTGAACGACGGCGACGGGTTCATGTTCATCAGCCATACCGGCGAGATCATGCCGTCGGGATTCCTGCCCATCGTGGCCGGCAACGTGCGGAACGACGACCTGCTCACGGTGTATCGCGAGTCGCCCATCTTCGCGCAGCTGCGCGATCGCACGCAGATCAAGGGCAAGTGCGGCGTCTGCGAGTACCTCAAGGTCTGCGGCGGCAGCCGGGCGCGCGCCTACGGCATGACGGGTGATTTCATGGAATCGGAACCCTTCTGCACCCACATCCCGAACCGCTACGCCGCCATGGTGGAACGGGGCGAGGCGGAGCCGGTGGCGACCTACTTCGAGTCGCGCTACCGGCGGAGTCTCCCGGTGGCGCAGATCGAGGCCTTCGTGGCCGGGAGCGGGGCATGA
- the hemA gene encoding glutamyl-tRNA reductase, producing MSATAVSESDVIGETTVAEFGPPAGGERSAEHPRANPRAHAPDGGLICVGVSYRTASLSLRERLAVSPDAVAAALARFGCGRDERPSAISELVVLSTCNRIELYAAGGNGADQALVELIEESTSVPGAELMPALYTLTGDAAVRHLCRTAAGLESMVIGEPQILGQVSEAFAAAAAQGAAGHMMSTLFRGAIRAGRRARSETAINRNPTTVSSVAVKLASTALKDLGSASVVVVGAGEMAELAVSALHYRGVNDICVVSRTREHADRLSARVGGRPMALERLQDALEDADVVITSTSAPHHVITRDMVSTAMSCRPDRPLLIIDIAVPRDVDPAVATVPNVSYSDLDVLEQRINDGLHEREAEIPRVEAVVEEETGECIAALRQLDVQPLIADLRGHTDQVRQATLDQARRHFAHLSDADRAHIEAFSESLVNRLFHQPMQRLRQEARNGQVAGYAMALRHLFGLRQ from the coding sequence ATGAGCGCCACCGCGGTGTCCGAGAGCGACGTCATCGGCGAGACGACGGTGGCGGAGTTCGGGCCTCCGGCCGGGGGCGAGCGCTCGGCCGAGCACCCGAGGGCCAATCCGCGGGCGCACGCTCCCGACGGCGGGCTGATCTGCGTGGGGGTCTCGTACCGCACCGCCTCGCTGTCGTTGCGCGAGCGGTTGGCCGTGTCGCCCGACGCGGTGGCGGCCGCCCTCGCGCGCTTTGGCTGCGGCCGCGACGAGCGTCCGTCGGCGATCAGCGAGTTGGTGGTGCTCTCCACGTGCAACCGGATCGAACTCTACGCCGCCGGCGGCAACGGCGCCGACCAGGCGCTGGTGGAACTCATCGAAGAGAGCACTTCCGTGCCCGGCGCCGAACTCATGCCCGCGCTCTACACGCTCACCGGCGACGCGGCCGTGCGGCATCTGTGCCGCACCGCGGCCGGTCTCGAGTCGATGGTGATCGGCGAGCCGCAGATTCTGGGGCAGGTGTCCGAAGCGTTCGCCGCGGCCGCCGCGCAGGGCGCCGCCGGCCACATGATGTCCACGCTGTTCCGCGGGGCCATCCGCGCCGGCCGCCGCGCCCGCTCCGAGACCGCCATCAATCGCAACCCCACCACCGTGAGCTCGGTGGCCGTGAAGCTGGCCAGCACGGCGCTCAAGGACCTGGGCTCGGCGTCGGTGGTGGTGGTGGGCGCCGGGGAGATGGCGGAGCTGGCCGTGTCGGCGCTACACTACCGGGGAGTGAACGACATCTGCGTAGTGAGCCGCACGCGGGAGCACGCCGACCGCCTGAGCGCCCGGGTGGGCGGACGCCCCATGGCTCTGGAACGGTTGCAGGACGCGCTCGAGGATGCCGACGTCGTGATCACGTCCACGTCGGCGCCGCACCACGTGATCACGCGGGACATGGTGAGCACCGCCATGTCCTGCCGTCCCGATCGCCCGCTGCTGATCATCGACATCGCGGTGCCGCGCGACGTGGATCCGGCGGTGGCCACGGTGCCGAACGTGTCGTACAGCGACCTCGACGTGCTCGAGCAGCGCATCAACGACGGACTGCACGAGCGCGAAGCGGAGATTCCGCGCGTCGAGGCCGTGGTCGAGGAGGAGACCGGCGAGTGCATCGCCGCCCTGCGGCAGCTCGACGTGCAGCCGCTGATCGCCGACCTGCGCGGCCACACCGACCAGGTGCGGCAGGCCACGCTCGACCAGGCGCGCCGCCACTTCGCGCACCTGAGCGACGCGGATCGCGCGCACATCGAGGCGTTCTCGGAATCGCTGGTCAACCGGTTGTTCCATCAGCCCATGCAGCGGCTGCGCCAGGAGGCGCGCAACGGACAGGTGGCGGGATACGCGATGGCGCTCCGCCACCTCTTCGGACTGCGCCAATGA
- a CDS encoding S41 family peptidase, which translates to MPYKGRIYFASDRDGVMNLWSMDENGHDLKQLTHQPYFDVKTPSLSDGKIVYQCGADLRVYDIATGKDAVIPIHLVSDFDQTREKWDTDPMALLTSAHLSPTGDRVVLTSRGQVFTAPAGDAGGRLATMTHDQGVRYRLARYMPDGKSLLTLSDKSGEVEFWRVPTDGSAPRQLTTGAQVLRWDGIPSPDGRWLMHTDKNYQLWLLNFATGKETLLGVNRDGDFGDVQWAPDSKWVAYTAPASNQFNRVYVYGIDSGKSTALTSDRYDSSSPAWSPDGKWLYFLSERHLQTTVGSPWGSRQPEPYFPDQTELFALALTAGERSPFQPDNELTNPTRGLAADSGAARGDSTRAGRTNNRAPVHVTIDLDGIEQRLVQLPVPAGDYSDLSTDGKRLYFLARAAGGGRGGAAAGAQLMSFPIGNRPARPEPFAVGVRQYELSMDGRRIMVRRGNAFYVFDAGAKAPADSAKDRVDLSHWTIHVDPREEWRQEFVDAWRLERDYFYDRHMNGVDWPAIRARYAPLVDRVTDRAELSDLISQAVSELSALHTFVRGGDLRVSDDSIHPASLGAVLARDETAGGYRVQHIYRNDPDSPNELSPLARYGVNVREGDVITAVNHVPALSAPDIGALLRNEASRQVLLTLKPGGNGAEREVVVDPITEAQESNLRYSEWEYTRRLAVDSLGHGAIGYLHLRAMGGTDMDQWERDFYPVFNRQGLIIDDRHNRGGNIDSWILEKLIRKAWFYFQRRVGDPTWNMQYAFRGHIVVLTDAFTASDGEAFAEGFRQLGLGKVIGTRTWGGEIWLSQQNVMVDRGIASAAEMGTYLPDRTWMIEGHGVDPDVVVDNLPHATFQGSDAQLDAAVKELQAEIKADPRPVPPPPPYPDKSFKPGRGGAN; encoded by the coding sequence GTGTACGACATCGCCACGGGAAAGGACGCGGTGATCCCGATCCATCTCGTGAGCGACTTCGACCAGACGCGCGAGAAGTGGGACACCGACCCCATGGCCCTGCTCACCTCGGCGCACCTCTCGCCCACGGGGGATCGCGTGGTGCTGACCTCGCGCGGGCAGGTGTTCACCGCGCCGGCCGGCGACGCGGGCGGGCGGCTGGCCACCATGACGCACGACCAGGGGGTGCGATACCGGTTGGCGCGCTACATGCCGGACGGCAAGTCGCTGCTCACGCTCTCCGACAAGAGCGGCGAGGTGGAGTTCTGGCGCGTGCCTACCGACGGCTCGGCGCCCCGGCAGCTCACCACGGGCGCGCAGGTGCTGCGATGGGACGGCATTCCGAGTCCCGACGGCCGCTGGCTCATGCACACCGACAAGAACTACCAGCTCTGGCTGCTGAACTTCGCAACCGGCAAGGAGACACTGTTGGGCGTGAACCGCGACGGCGACTTCGGCGACGTGCAGTGGGCGCCCGACAGCAAGTGGGTGGCCTATACGGCGCCGGCGTCCAACCAGTTCAACCGCGTGTACGTGTACGGCATCGACAGCGGCAAGAGCACGGCGCTCACGTCCGATCGCTACGACAGCAGCAGCCCGGCGTGGAGCCCGGACGGCAAGTGGCTGTACTTCCTCTCCGAGCGCCACTTGCAGACCACCGTCGGATCGCCGTGGGGCTCGCGGCAGCCGGAACCGTACTTTCCCGATCAGACGGAACTGTTCGCGCTGGCGCTCACCGCAGGCGAGCGGTCCCCGTTCCAGCCCGATAACGAACTGACCAATCCGACGCGCGGGCTGGCGGCCGACAGCGGCGCGGCTCGGGGCGACAGCACGCGCGCCGGCCGCACGAACAACCGCGCGCCGGTGCACGTGACGATCGACCTGGACGGCATCGAACAGCGGTTGGTCCAACTGCCGGTGCCGGCGGGCGACTACAGCGACCTCTCCACCGACGGCAAGCGCCTGTACTTCCTGGCGCGCGCAGCGGGCGGCGGGCGCGGTGGCGCGGCCGCCGGCGCGCAACTCATGAGCTTCCCGATCGGCAACCGGCCGGCGCGTCCGGAGCCGTTCGCCGTGGGCGTGCGGCAGTACGAACTCTCGATGGACGGCCGGAGGATCATGGTGCGCCGCGGCAACGCGTTCTACGTGTTCGACGCCGGCGCCAAGGCCCCGGCCGACAGCGCCAAGGACCGCGTGGACCTGAGCCACTGGACCATCCACGTGGATCCGCGCGAGGAATGGCGGCAGGAATTCGTGGACGCGTGGCGGCTGGAGCGCGACTACTTCTACGACCGGCACATGAACGGCGTGGACTGGCCGGCCATCCGCGCCCGCTACGCGCCGCTGGTGGACCGCGTGACCGACCGCGCGGAGTTGAGCGATCTGATCTCTCAGGCGGTGAGCGAACTCTCGGCGCTCCACACCTTCGTGCGCGGGGGCGACCTGCGCGTGAGCGACGACTCCATCCACCCCGCATCGCTGGGCGCCGTGCTGGCGCGCGACGAGACGGCCGGCGGGTACCGCGTCCAGCATATCTATAGAAACGACCCCGACTCGCCCAACGAGCTCTCGCCGCTGGCCCGCTACGGCGTGAACGTGCGCGAGGGCGACGTGATCACGGCGGTGAACCATGTGCCGGCCCTCTCGGCGCCGGACATCGGCGCGCTCCTGCGGAATGAAGCCAGCCGCCAGGTGCTGCTCACCCTCAAGCCGGGCGGCAACGGCGCCGAGCGCGAGGTGGTGGTCGATCCGATCACCGAAGCGCAGGAATCGAACCTGCGCTATTCGGAATGGGAGTACACGCGCCGGCTGGCGGTGGATTCGCTCGGCCACGGCGCCATTGGCTATCTGCACCTGCGGGCCATGGGCGGAACCGACATGGACCAGTGGGAGCGCGACTTCTACCCCGTGTTCAACCGCCAGGGGTTGATCATCGACGACCGCCACAACCGCGGCGGCAACATCGACAGCTGGATTCTGGAAAAGCTGATCCGCAAGGCGTGGTTCTACTTCCAGCGTCGCGTAGGCGACCCCACGTGGAACATGCAGTACGCCTTTCGCGGGCACATCGTGGTGCTCACCGATGCGTTCACGGCGTCGGACGGCGAGGCGTTTGCCGAGGGGTTCCGCCAGTTGGGGCTGGGCAAGGTGATCGGCACGCGGACGTGGGGCGGCGAGATCTGGCTCAGCCAGCAGAACGTGATGGTGGACCGGGGCATCGCCAGCGCCGCCGAGATGGGCACGTACCTGCCGGATCGCACGTGGATGATCGAGGGGCACGGCGTGGATCCGGACGTCGTGGTGGACAATCTGCCCCATGCCACGTTCCAGGGGAGCGACGCGCAGCTGGATGCGGCGGTCAAGGAACTGCAGGCCGAGATCAAGGCCGATCCGCGGCCGGTGCCGCCGCCGCCGCCGTACCCCGACAAGAGCTTCAAACCGGGCAGGGGCGGGGCAAACTGA